The nucleotide sequence ACATCATGCCAGCAATTTTTGCCATGCCCCAGAGCGCGACTATGGATATAAACAAGTTAAAAGAGGAGCAGACAAGGCTTTCTAAAAAGATTGTTCTGAAGGATGAATTTGAGAAAATAGAGAAAATTGCCGGCTGCGATATAGCGCAGAGAGGTGATGAGCTTATTGCGGCGATTGTTGTATGCGAGTATAAAACATTGAATGTGCTGGAAAAGCAATGTGTGATTAAAACTGCAACGATGCCATATATTCCTGAATTTCTTGGCTTCAGGGAATGCCCTGCTCTGATCGAGTGCTACAGCAAATTAACAACTGAACCGGATATTTTTATTTTTGACGGGAATGGAATTCTTCATCCGAGAAGATTTGGTGCGGCATCCCAGTTCGGGCTTTCAATTGATAAGCCGACAATAGGGGTTGCTAAATCGCTGCTTTGCGGCGAATTAAGGGGAGATGATATCTTTATTGATAACGAAAAAGCTGCCTTTGAATTAAAAACAAAGAAATTCTCAAAGCCAATATATATAAGCCCCGGCCATAATATAACATTGAAGACAGCTGTGGAGATCGTAAAGAATCTTATGAAGCTGCCGCACAAGCTGCCGGAGCCATTGCATCTGGCGCACAGGTATGCTGAAAAGATGAAAGAAAAGAAAATGTAACAAAAGCTGTTAATTTCCCAACCGCAATAACCTCTTCTCAAAATCTGTTGGCTTTATGCGCCTTTCTTTAAGAAGCGCTATTCTATCGCAAATCCTTCTATACATGTCTCTCGCTTGCATTATGATATAGGATCTTAAAAACTGCACTGCATTAATCTCCCTGCCTTGATAAGCTTCAACTAGATCAAACCTTGTTCTATACAGTGAATAAATCAACTCATCCCCTGCCATAAAGGATATTAAAGCAGGCTCTATTTAAATAAATTTTGTTTTTGAAATCAAAAACTCATTCGCCTTCTTTAGAATCTCCTTTGAATTTTTAAAAGTAACTTTCGCCAGAGCATCAGCAAAATTCAGCCATTCATAGCCAATATGCTCAAAAGATATCTTTACTTCTTTTTGTTTTGTTTCAATAAGATAGAAAACAACCTCTTTGGAGATCAGCCTGCCCTCTCTTCTGTAAAAATACTTTATTCTTTCCTTAAATCCTTCTGCAAAACTTATTTCCGCTATGCCTGTTTCTTCTTTTATCTCCCTTGCTGCAGTTTCTTTCTCCTCTTCGCCTTTTTCAATATTGCCTTTTGGAAAGTCCCAGTGGCCTGCCCTGTACTGCAGTAGAAGGTA is from Candidatus Woesearchaeota archaeon and encodes:
- a CDS encoding endonuclease V, which gives rise to MPAIFAMPQSATMDINKLKEEQTRLSKKIVLKDEFEKIEKIAGCDIAQRGDELIAAIVVCEYKTLNVLEKQCVIKTATMPYIPEFLGFRECPALIECYSKLTTEPDIFIFDGNGILHPRRFGAASQFGLSIDKPTIGVAKSLLCGELRGDDIFIDNEKAAFELKTKKFSKPIYISPGHNITLKTAVEIVKNLMKLPHKLPEPLHLAHRYAEKMKEKKM
- a CDS encoding NUDIX domain-containing protein; translated protein: MPDETSAGAVVFRKDGETKYLLLQYRAGHWDFPKGNIEKGEEEKETAAREIKEETGIAEISFAEGFKERIKYFYRREGRLISKEVVFYLIETKQKEVKISFEHIGYEWLNFADALAKVTFKNSKEILKKANEFLISKTKFI